Genomic DNA from Peribacillus simplex NBRC 15720 = DSM 1321:
CCAAGATTCTTTGGCAAATGATAGGATCCATGCTCAACTTCATTACCCATCTTCCGATATTAAAGCAGCTGAATCGCTGGGGTGGAGGGATATTGGGTTTTCTAGAAGTCTATCTTATCATGTTTATTATATTATATATAGCTGCCATGCTGCCAATGGATTCCATCCAGAAACCATTAACGGGATCATTTCTGGCAGAATCGATCGTGAAACATACGCCGTTCCTTTCCGAGCAAGTGAAGGAGCTTTGGTTTCAGGATGTAAAACAATCTTAATGTCAGTATAAGTGGGCCTGCCTCCCTTTCTCAAAGTCCTGGATTCCTATACTTTGAACGGGGGAGGCCCCTTTTTATGTAGCAGCATGTAACTTCCTCCTATTTGATTCGAAAGGTAGGAATCGGACTGCTTGTACTTTACCTCCAAGAAAGGTATCTTTAAGAAAGTGAACATGGGACACCCTACTAATTTTTTCGGCGGTGAATTAAATGACAATTAATAAAAAAGATATCATTAAACTATTAGAAAAAATTGCAATATATATGGAACTAAAAGGAGAGAACCCGTTCAAGGTTTCAGCTTTCCGAAAGGCAGCGGGCGCCTTGGAAACGGATGACCGGAGCCTGTCGGCCATCGAAGACTTTACCGCTTTAAATGGAATCGGGAAAGGAACGGCATCGGTCATCGAAGAGTATATAAATGAGGGAAAATCGACGGTACTTGAAGAGCTTCAGGAGCAGGTGCCAAAAGGATTGATTCCGCTCCTTCAGCTTCAAGGTTTGGGCGGGAAGAAAATTGCCAAGCTTCATAAAGAGCTGCATGTCAATGATGTGAATGATCTTAAAATCGCCTGTGAGGAAGGCAGGGTTGCGGCGCTTGCCGGTTTCGGCAAAAAAACGGAAGTTAAGATCCTGTCTGCAATTGCCGAGGCGGGTTCAAGGCCCGATCGGCTGCCCCTTGCCTTCATGAGGCCGATTGCGGATGATATTGAAACGGCCCTTGCTAACATGGAATACATAATCCGTTCTTCCAGGGCCGGCAGCATCCGGCGTATGAGGGAAACCATCAAGGACCTCGATTTCATTATCTCGACAGATCATCCTGAAGAGGTTAAGAATCAACTGCTTGCATTAAAGGGAATAAAGCAGGTGATTGCGGCCGGTGATACAAAAGTATCGGTCGTCCTTGATTATGAATATGATATTTCTGTTGATTTCCGAATCGTGAAGGATAAGGAATTCATCACGACACTCCATCATTTTACAGGTTCGAAAGATCACAATGTGCGGATGCGCCAGCTGGCTAAAGATCGCGGAGAGAAAATCAGCGAATATGGGGTGGAAGTGACTGAAACCGGTGATGTATTGACTTTTGAAACGGAAGAACAATTTTATAATCATTTTGGCCTTCCTTTTATTCCGCCAGAACTGCGTGAAGACGGAACGGAAGTGGAGCATTATGATGCAAATGAACCTCTCATATCTTTAGAGGCCATCAAAGGTGACCTGCACATGCATACGACATGGAGTGACGGTGCCCATACGATTGAAGAAATGATTGAAGCATGCCGTGCAAAAGGGTATCGATATATGGCCATCACCGATCATTCGCAATATCTGAAAGTGGCGAACGGCTTGACCGTGGAACGTTTACGTGAACAAAAACGGATCATCCATGAACTAAATGAAAAATACGCTGACTTTACCGTTCTTTCAGGGATTGAAATGGATATACTTCCTGATGGGACACTTGATTATGACGATGAGCTGCTTGCAGAGATGGATTTGGTGATCGCATCGATTCACTCAAGCTTTTCACAGCCTCGGGAAACGATCATGGAGCGCTTAAAAACGGCTCTGAATAATCCGCATGTCGATATCATCGCCCATCCAACGGGAAGGATCATTGGCAGACGCGCCGGATATGATGTTGATATAGAGATGCTGATCGAACTGGCTCGTGAGACGAATACTGCCTTGGAATTGAATGCGAATCCGAACCGATTGGATTTGGCACCTCCCCATCTGCGCAAGGCACAGGAAGCAGGCGTTCCGATCGTAATCAATACGGATGCACACAGCATCGACATGCTTGAACATATGCCTGTTGGGGTCTCGTCGGCCAAAAAGGGCTGGATTAAAGAATCAACGGTTCTTAATGCAAGGGATACAGACGGCTTATTAGCGTTTTTAAAGAGAAATGATTAACTATTTGCCCATAAATAAGGAGGAGCTTTAACTCCATGCATAATAAAGCTTTAAAGACATTGGAATTTCATAAAATAAAAGAACAATTAATCTCACACGCATCCTCATCCATAGGAAAAGAGAAGGCAGAGCAATTGATGCCTTCCACGGATTTTGAAGAGGTTTCGAGATGGCAGGAAGAAACAGATGAGTCAGCCAAAATCGTCCGTTTGAAAGGCAACTTGCCATTGGGCGGGATTTTTGATATCCGTCCACATGCAAAAAGGGCACAGATTGGCGGAATGCTCTCACCGATGGAGTTGATGGAACTTGCGAGTACGATTCGTGCCGGCAGGATCCTCAGCCGTTTCTTCGAAGAACTCGCAGAGCAGGAAATTGATGTTCCGCTTTTAGCCGAATATATCGATTCTCTTCATCCATTGATTGATTTGCAACAGGAAATTACGTATGCAGTAAGCGAACATGGTGAAGTGATGGATTCTGCCAGCGACAAGCTTCGTACCCTAAGAAACCAGATTCGGACGAACGAAAGCCGTGTCAGGGAAAAACTAGAAAGCATGATCCGTTCTTCCAATGCATCAACAATGTTATCCGATGCCATCATCACCATCCGGAATGACCGATTCGTCATCCCGGTAAAACAGGAATACCGCAGTGTGTATGGCGGGATCATTCATGATCAATCCTCATCAGGGCAGACGTTGTTCATTGAACCGCAAGCAATCGTTCAACTGAATAATGTCCTGCAGGAAACCCGAGTGAAGGAAACGCAGGAAATAGAACGGATATTGGTCGAACTATCGGAAAAAGTCGGTGCGTTCACCCCTGAATTGCTTCATAATGTCAAAGTGCTTGCACAAATCGATTTCCTTGTCGCCAAGGCAAAGTATGCAAAAGCGATAAAAGGATCCAAGCCGATTCTGAATAATGAGGGACGCGTGAAATTATTCAAAGCGAAACACCCGCTCATTCCGAGTGATGTTGTCGTGGCCAATGATATTTTTCTTGGAGATGAATTTACGACAATCGTCATCACCGGTCCGAATACAGGTGGTAAGACGGTTACCCTGAAAACAATTGGGCTCTGTACGTTAATGGCCCAGTCCGGTCTGCAGATCCCTGCGCTGGATGGTTCCGAAACGGCTGTGTTTTCCTCTGTTTATGCCGATATTGGCGATGAACAGTCGATTGAACAAAGCTTAAGTACATTCTCATCGCATATGGTCAATATTGTCGATATCCTTAAGCATGTCGATTATGACAGTCTTGTTTTATTCGATGAGCTTGGAGCGGGTACTGACCCACAGGAAGGTGCCGCTTTGGCCATTTCCATTTTGGATGAAGTGTATAAGCGCGGAGCACGTGTGATTGCAACGACACATTACCCGGAATTAAAAGCGTATGGATATGATCGGGAAGGGGTCATTAATGCAAGCGTCGAATTTAATGTGGAAACCTTGAGTCCCACCTATAAACTTTTGATCGGTGTACCAGGGCGGAGTAATGCGTTTGAAATTTCCAAGCGCCTTGGTTTGGAAGAAAGCGTGATAAGCAACGCCCGCAGCCATATTGGTGAGGATACGAATAAAGTTGAGAATATGATAGCATCCCTTGAAGACAGCCGAAAGAAGGCCGAAGAAGAGGAGCTGGAAGCCAAGAATCACCTGGAACAGGCGGAAATTCTTCATAAAGACCTTCAAAGGCAAATTGGTGAATACCATGAAGAACGGGATGCTATGGTCGAAAAGGCAGCAAAAGAGGCAGCGGCAATCGTTGAAAACGCACAAAAGGAAGCGGAAGCGATCATTTCCGACTTACGTAAACTGCGACTCGAAAAGCATGCCGATGTTAAAGAGCATGAACTGATCGATGCAAAAAAACGGCTTGAAGAAGCAGCGCCTAAAGTGAAAAAAACATCAAATAAAGCTGCGAGGCCGCTGGATAAAAGCTTGAAACCCGGAGATGAAGTAAAGGTCGTAAGCTTTGGTCAAAAAGGTCACTTGATAGAGAAGGTCTCGAATAATGAATGGCAGGTTCAGATCGGCATCATGAAAATGAAGGTGAAGGAGTCTGACCTGGAATTCGTCAAGGCCACAAAAGTTAAGGAAACAAAGCCGCTGACCACGATCAAAGGCCGCGATTATCACGTTAGCGTAGAACTTGATCTCCGTGGAGAACGCTTTGAAAATGCAATATCAAGAGTGGAAAAGTATATTGATGATGCTCTTTTGGCCGGTTATTCGAGTGTCTCCATCATTCATGGTAAAGGAACGGGCGCTCTTAGGTCCGGGGTCCAGGAATACTTGAAAAATCACCGCTCTGTCAAAAGGATTCGCTTCGGTGAAGCCGGTGAAGGCGGAACAGGTGTTACGGTGGTGGAATTTAAATAAAGGAAAGTGGTCACTCCGGCTATTCAGCCAAGCCGGGTGGCTAGTTACCATTCGGGAGTTGGACCATGGAGAACATGTGGGAAAATGAATATGTATATATAGCTGCTCGTTACAGTGTCGTTATTCTGTGCATTATTGTTTTTTTATCCATTTTTGAACTTGTCACAAAGTACAAGAACTGGGAGGAAATCAAACAGGGAAACCTTTCTGTCGCGTTGGCAACAGGTGGTAAAATATTTGGAATCGCCTATGTATTCCAACAATCCATCCTCCATCAGAATTCGCTTATTACCATGATTGGCTGGGGCGTTTACGGATTTGTCCTGCTGTTGATCGGTTATTTCATTTTTGAATTTATGACTCCTGGATTTAAAATAGATGAAGAGATACAAAAAGATAATCGGGCAGTTGGATTCCTATCGATGATCATATCAATCGCATTATCTTTTGTCATCGGCGCCGGAATTTCTTAATGCCCTTCATGAGAGGGAGTAAGCTGTGGAGAAACTTGCAAAAGTCTTAATTGTTTGTTGCGGAATCTTTTTTCTATTTGGAATCATTTATATGATATTCTTCACTTGAGAGAAGCGGCCATCATGCCGCTTCTTTTATTTGGTTTCTATTAAAAAGAGTGGGGGGGTGGCATGTATAATAATAATGGTCAAATAGACTTTTCGGAAGAGGAGGAGGAATATGGATCACTCCAAATTGATACAAAAGATTGAAGAATTATCGCTGAATGCTTTACCGGCCATACAAACGCAAATCTATGACGGATGGGTTATCCGATTTGCGGATGGATATACGAAACGGGCGAATTCTATCACCCCCATCTATACATCTAATGAAAATGTGAAAAAGAAAATATTGAATTGTGAACAATTATATTTTGCAAAGAATGATAAGGCAGTGTACAAAATGACTCCACAGGCAAAGCCTATCAACTTGGATAGAGTACTGGAAGAGTCCGGGTATGTCCTTGAGGGAACAACAAGTGTCCAAGTATTGAATTTGGCAGAAACAGAATCACCGAATGAAACCAATGTCATAAAGTATGATCATTTACATGATGACTGGTTTCACGATTTCTGCCTACTAAGTAATATCAATGATCATGATCAAACCATCCTGAAAAAGATGTTAGGGAATATCATTCCACAAACATGCTTTATGTTGTTGACTGATGAGGGGGGAACTGTGACAGCAAGTGGACTGGGTGTTTTGGAAGACGAATACATAGGCCTGTACAATATCATTACCCATGAAAACTTTCGAAACCAAGGCAATGGTGCAATACTCATTCGTAATCTATTGCATTGGGGTAAAGAAAATGGGGCAAAAAATGCTTATCTTCAGGTGATAGAAACGAACGAGCCTGCTTTATGCTTGTACGGGAAAATGGGGTTTGAAGAAAAATATAAATATTGGTATAGAATTAAAACTAAGGAGTAGAACCACTCCTTTTTTTGTTTCCTTTTTTAAGTGTTTCATCCAATATTCTCTGTGGTTAATATAGGACATATCTACTGGCCTGCTTCTCATCATATGGTCCTTATACTCTGAAATTCGGCAATTGTAAGAAAATCCCGATTGTATTATAATGATTAAGAGTATTGAGAATATTCAGAAGGAGGGGGCAAATGAGCAATAAGCCATGGCAAGCTATTTATCCGGAACAGATACCCGCTGTATTGTCGTACGAAGATAAACCTCTTTATTCTTTTTTGAAGGAATCAGCCGAAGAATTCCCTGATAAAGTATCGATTCATTTCCAGGGAAAAGAATTAACTTTCCGGGAAGTGCATGAATCTGCTTTAAAGTTTGCAGCCTATTTAAAAAGTATCGGTCTTCAAAAAGGTGAACGCGTTGCCGTCATGCTTCCTAATTGTCCTCAAGGTGTAATAAGCTTTTTTGGGATATTGATGGCCGGCGGAGTCGTGGTTCAAACGAATCCAACCTATACTGAACGTGAATTAGAATATCAAATGAAAGATTCTGGAGCGAAAATAATTTTAGCGATGGATATTTTATTTCCCCGTGTCACTGCAGTCGCATCAAGAACGGATATAGAACATATAATTGTAACCGCTATCAAGGAATATTTGCCATTCCCGAAAAACCTTATCTACCCTTTTATTCAAAAAAAGCAATACGGCATTGTCATCAATGTGGAGCATGCAGGAAATCATCATTTATTTTCCGAAATCATGAAACGAAAGATCACTGAAGAAGTCACTGAGCCGATCGATGTGCATAATGACCTTGCACTTTTGCAATATACCGGTGGGACAACAGGTTTTCCCAAAGGGGTCATGCTTACCCATAAGAACTTGCTGGCTAATACGAAAATGTGCAATGCATGGCTTTATAAAAATAAGCGCGGTGAGGAAAGGATCCTTGCGATTCTGCCTTTCTTCCATGTGTACGGTATGACTACGGTCTTGGTCCTTTCCGTCATGGAAGGGAACACCATGATCATCATGCCGAAGTTTGATGTCGAAGCGACGCTTAAAACCATCCAAAAACAGAAACCGACCATGTTTCCAGGAGCGCCAACGATGTATATCGGCCTCTTGAACCATCCGGATATCGCTAAATATGACCTTTCTTCCATAAATGCCTGTATAAGCGGTTCAGCATCATTGCCCTTAGAGGTCCAAGAGCAGTTTGAGAAAATTACCGGCGGGAAGCTTGTTGAAGGCTATGGACTTTCTGAAACCTCACCGGTGACCCATGCTAATTTCATTTGGGATCAGCCTCGTGTAAAAGGAAGCGTTGGACTGCCGTGGCCAGACACTGACTCGGTGATTCTGTCCCTGGAAAACTTTGAAGAGCTTCCTCCGAATGAAATAGGAGAAATTGCCATAAAAGGACCACAGGTAATGCAAGGATATTGGAACCGTCCGGATGAAACGGAAAAAACCTTTAAAAATGGCTGGTTGCTTACAGGAGATCTGGGTTACATGGATGAGCAGGGGTTCTTTTATGTGGTCGAGAGGAAAAAGGATACAATCATTGCAGGAGGTTTCAATATATATCCACGTGAGGTGGAAGAGGTGCTATACGAGCATGAGGCCGTACAGGAAGTAGTTGTGGCAGGTATCCCTGACCCTTATCGAGGTGAGACCGTCAAGGCCTATGTCGTACTGAAAAAAAATGCCAGGGCCACTGAAGAGGAATTGAATGAATTTGCCAGAAAAAACCTGGCTTCCTATAAGGTGCCGCGCAGCTATGAATTCAGGGATGAACTTCCTAAAACGACGATAGGAAAAATCCTGAGAAGAGTCCTTATCGAGGAAGAAAAGAAAAAAATATCTGAGGAAAGAAAAGAAGCTTAAACAAGCCCCCCCTTAACGGAGCAGCGGAAGATAGCTCCGTGTTTTGCAGAACGACTGGACAGCCTATGGATGGGGGCTGTACAATGAACACAAGTGGAATGTCAGGACTCTTAGAAGTTTTTGCTTGACAGTAAAGGGGCGTCATTTTATGATAGAAATATGAATGATGGTTCATTCATTTTCTGAAAGGGGACATCCAGTGAAAAGCAACAGACCAAAGTATAATCAAATTATTGATGCGGCAGTTATCGTCATTGCCCAAAACGGTTACTATCAAGCCCAAGTATCCAAAATCGCCAAGCAGGCAGGCGTAGCGGATGGCACCATATATCTTTATTTTAAAAATAAAGAAGATATCTTAATATCATTATTCCATGAAAAGATGGGCTATTTTGTGGAACAGATCGAAGAAGAACTAAAAGGAAAGACAACTGCTTCGGATAAACTTCATGTGCTTATCCAAAAACATTTTCAAAACCTTTCAGAAGACGTGAATTTAGCAATTGTCACTCAGTTGGAATTAAGACAGTCGAATAAAGAATTGCGCCTAAGAATTAATGATGTGTTAAGAGGGTATTTAAATTTAATCGATCAGATCATTATAGAAGGAAAAGAGAACGGCGAATTCCTGCCTGATTTAAATAGTTTACTTACCAGGCAGATGATTTTTGGAACGATTGACGAAACAGTGACGACTTGGGTCATGAATGAGCAAAAGTACTCGCTTCCTGACCTTGCACCAGACGTTCACCGCCTTCTAATTGGCGGCTGTGGCCTGAAAAGTTAACGATTTAAATAGAGGATGGCTAGCCATCCTCGAAAGAATCGGTTAATCCTGCTTCCAGCTTTATCGGGAAGTGATACATATTGAATTTTCAAAAAAGTTTGACTAGCATGCCTGGAGGGATTGATATGGAATACCTTAAGCTTTCTGTCGAAAATCATGTGGCTTTTATAACGATTGATCATGCACCTGCAAATGCGCTTTCCTCGGCTATCATCGGAGAGCTGTCACAGGCCTTCGATCAAATTGAGAAAGACGAAGCCGTAAGGGTTGTCCTTCTTCATGGTGAAGGAAGATTCTTCTCTGCAGGAGCAGATATTAAAGAATTTACAGAAGTGAAAAACGGGAAAGCTTTCGAGAAACTGACCAAGAATGGGCAATCTGTATTTGAGAAAATCGAATCCTTTCCAAAACCGGTCATTGCAGCCATCCATGGAGCGGCGCTTGGCGGAGGATTGGAGCTGGCTATGGCCTGTCACATCCGTTTGGTAACTGAAAGGGCTAAACTGGGTTTGCCTGAGCTGCAGTTGGGCTTAATCCCTGGATTTGCTGGGACCCAACGTCTTCCTCGTTATGTGGGCATGGCAAAGGCAGCTGAAATGCTGTTTACAAGTGAACCTATTTCAGGAACCCAAGCTGTGCAATGTGGATTGGCGAATCATGCCTTCACGGATGAAGAACTGATTCCTAAAGCTAAGGAACTAGCCAATAAAATTGCCAAGAAAAGCCCACTGGCTTTAAAGTCGGCCATTGAGTTATTAAATTATTCCAAGCATGATTCCTACCATAAAGGTGTGGAAAGGGAAGCAGCCCTCTTTGGCCAAGCTTTCGATACCGCTGATGCACAAGAAGGAATCGCCGCTTTCATTGAAAAAAGGGAAGCTGTATTCAAAGGGCAATGACGATTCGGTATAAATAACTATTTTTATATATCATGCAGGATTTTGATGAAATATGAAGAACAATACTATATATCAATAAAATTCATAATCTTCAAAACTCAAATTATTCGGGAGGTATTATCGTGAACATTTATGTACTGCTGAAAAGAACATTTGATACAGAAGAAAAAATTACACTATCTAACGGGAAAATTAATGAGGATGGAGCAGAATTCATCATTAATCCATACGATGAGTATGCAGTTGAAGAAGCAATCCAGGTGCGTGATGCACAAGGCGGCGAAGTAACGGTTATTTCTGTCGGAACCGAAGAGGCTGAAAAGCAATTACGCACAGCGCTGGCAATGGGTGCTGACAAAGCCGTATTGATAAATATAGAAGACGACATAGAAAATGGCGACCAATTCACGACTGCCAAAATTATAGGCGAATACTTAAAAGGTAAAAATGCCGATTTAATCATTGCAGGGAACGTTGCAATCGATGGCGGTTCTGGTCAAGTGGGACCACGCGTTGCCGAAATTTTAGAAATTCCTTATATTACAACCATTACTAAACTGGACATCGCAAATGGAAATGTAAGCGTTATCCGTGATGTCGAAGGGGATTCTGAAACGATCGAAGCATCCCTTCCATTGTTGGTGACAGCTCAACAAGGGCTAAATGAGCCACGTTATCCTTCATTGCCAGGAATCATGAAAGCGAAGAAAAAACCGCTTGAAGAATTGGAATTGGATGACCTGGATTTGGAAGAAGAAGACGTTGAAGCAAAAACAAAAACGATTGAAATATACCTTCCTGCTAAAAAAGAAGCTGGAAAAGTATTGGACGGCGAAATCGGTGATCAAGTTAGCGAACTTGTTCAATTATTACGCAGTGAAGCAAAAGTGATTTAATCGAAACGGTACTTTTCAAAACAACAAAACACGACAAAATGAAAAATAGAGCACAGGAGGTTTTTATAAATGGCTAGAAAGTTTCTTGTATTGGGCGAAGTTCGTGACGGTTCACTAAGAAATGTATCATTTGAAGCTATCGGTGCGGCTAAACTTGCTGCAGATGGCGGGGAAATCGTAGGTGTTTTAGTTGGTGATAGTGTTCAAAATTTTGGAAATGAATTGATCCAGTATGGCGCAGACCGGGTTGTTGCAGTCGAAAATGATCAATTGAAACAATATACTTCAGATGGATATGCGCAAAGCTTGCTTGCCGTCATCGAGCAGGAAAAGCCAGAAGGGATTTTCTTTGGACATACGGCCCTAGGAAAAGACCTTGCACCTAAATTGGCTGGAAAGCTTGAATCAGGATTGATCTCCGACGTTACATCCATTGAAGAAGAAGGCGGAAATATCGTTTTCACCCGCCCGATATATTCCGGTAAAGCATTTGAAAAGAAAATTGTTACAGATGGCGTGATATTCGCGACAATCCGTCCGAACAATATCGAACCATTAGCAAAAGATGAGTCCCGCTCTGGTGATGTTTCTACATTAAGTGTGGATATTAAGGATTTACGCACAATCATTAAAGATGTTGTTAGAAAAGCTAGTGAAGGGGTCGACCTTTCAGAAGCGAAAGTAGTCATCGCAGGTGGCCGCGGCGTGAAAAGTGAAGATGGTTTTGAACCATTAAAGGAACTGGCACAAGTTCTTGGCGGTGCGGTAGGAGCTTCCCGCGGAGCATGTGATGCAGACTATTGCGATTACTCTTTGCAAATCGGGCAAACGGGTAAAGTCGTAACACCTGACCTTTATATCGCCTGCGGAATTTCCGGTGCGATCCAGCATTTAGCGGGGATGTCCAACTCCAAGGTCATCGTTGCCATCAACAAAGACCCGGAAGCTAACATATTTAATGTGGCTGATTATGGAATCGTCGGAGACCTTTTCGAAGTCGTTCCATTACTTACGGAAGAATTCAAAAAACTTAAAGTTAACGCGTAAGAGAAATAATACAGATGAGGGGCAAGACATGCGGCATAAGCCGTTACATGTCTTGCCCTTTCTTTGGGCTTATAGGCAAGGGTTTTGGCCTGCATGTTTATTCTTTTTTTGGACATCCTACCACTGAAGCAAAATATTAGCATCGATTCTAACAACAATGATATACTGTCTTTAGTTATTTGAGTAAATTTGAGGAGGAATTATATATGGCTATTGTAAATGCAACTGACCAAACTTTCACAACTGATACTAGCGAAGGTGTCGTTCTTGTAGATTTTTGGGCTCCATGGTGTGGACCTTGTAAAATGATCGCTCCTGTTCTTCAAGAGCTTGATACTGAAATTGGCGATACAGCAAAAATCGTAAAAGTGGATGTAGATGAAAACCAAGAAACAGCTGGAAAATTCGGTGTGATGAGCATCCCGACATTAATCGTCCTTAAAGACGGTGAAGTGGTTGACAAGGTTGTTGGTTTCCAACCTAAAGAAGCACTTGCTGAACTTATTGCAAAACACGCGTAATAAATAGTAAGTTAGCTAAAAAAAGCTTCAAGTCTGCGGACTTGAAGCTTTTTTCGCTATCTTGATATATAATGATTGTAAAAATGGGAGAACAGGAGGCTGAATGCATGAATCAACAAATAAAGAATAAACTTGCCCTTCTTCCCGATCAACCTGGTTGCTATTTAATGAAAGATCGTCAGGGAACGATCATATATGTAGGCAAAGCGAAGGTGTTGAAAAATCGTGTCCGTTCTTATTTTACGGGATCACATGATGGAAAAACATTTCGGCTCGTCAATGAGATTGAGGATTTCGAATACATCGTCACCTCCTCCAATATCGAGGCTCTTATTTTAGAGTTGAACTTAATCAAAAAACATGACCCAAAATATAATGTCATGCTAAAGGATGATAAGACGTATCCTTTCATCAAGCTGACTGCGGAACGCCACCCACGTTTAATCATTACCCGAAAGGTCAAAAAAGACAAAGGGAAATATTTCGGTCCTTATCCGAATGCTTTTGCAGCTAACGAAACGAAAAAATTGCTCGACCGCATCTATCCCCTAAGAAAATGCAATACTTTACCGGATCGCGTTTGTCTATACTATCACCTTGGCCAGTGCCTGGCCCCATGTGTATATGAAGTAGAGGAACAGGAATATAAAAAAATGGTGGATGATATCAACCGGTTCTTGAACGGCGGGCATACTGAAATAAAAAAAGAACTGACTGAAAAAATGCTGGAGGCATCAGAAGAGCTCGATTTCGAGAGGGCCAAGGAGTTCCGTGACAAGATTGCCCACATCGATATTACGATGGAGAAGCAAAAAATGATGACGACCGATTTCATCGACAGGGATGTATTTGGCTTTGCCTATGATAAAGGCTGGATGTGCGTTCAGGTATTTTTTGTCCGGCAGGGTAAATTAATAGAAAGGGATGTTTCACTTTTTCCGGTCTACGATGAACCCGAACAGGAACTTCTTACATTCCTCGGTCAGTTTTACGAGATTACGAACCACTTTAAACCAAAGGAAATCTTGCTGCCTGAATCAGTGGATGCCGAAATGGCCGAAGGGCTGCTTGGTGTCAAAACGATTCACCCGAAACGGGGAGCGAAAAAAGACATGCTTAAATTGGCGAATAAAAATGCCTCCATCGCCCTTCAG
This window encodes:
- the polX gene encoding DNA polymerase/3'-5' exonuclease PolX produces the protein MTINKKDIIKLLEKIAIYMELKGENPFKVSAFRKAAGALETDDRSLSAIEDFTALNGIGKGTASVIEEYINEGKSTVLEELQEQVPKGLIPLLQLQGLGGKKIAKLHKELHVNDVNDLKIACEEGRVAALAGFGKKTEVKILSAIAEAGSRPDRLPLAFMRPIADDIETALANMEYIIRSSRAGSIRRMRETIKDLDFIISTDHPEEVKNQLLALKGIKQVIAAGDTKVSVVLDYEYDISVDFRIVKDKEFITTLHHFTGSKDHNVRMRQLAKDRGEKISEYGVEVTETGDVLTFETEEQFYNHFGLPFIPPELREDGTEVEHYDANEPLISLEAIKGDLHMHTTWSDGAHTIEEMIEACRAKGYRYMAITDHSQYLKVANGLTVERLREQKRIIHELNEKYADFTVLSGIEMDILPDGTLDYDDELLAEMDLVIASIHSSFSQPRETIMERLKTALNNPHVDIIAHPTGRIIGRRAGYDVDIEMLIELARETNTALELNANPNRLDLAPPHLRKAQEAGVPIVINTDAHSIDMLEHMPVGVSSAKKGWIKESTVLNARDTDGLLAFLKRND
- a CDS encoding GNAT family N-acetyltransferase, which gives rise to MDHSKLIQKIEELSLNALPAIQTQIYDGWVIRFADGYTKRANSITPIYTSNENVKKKILNCEQLYFAKNDKAVYKMTPQAKPINLDRVLEESGYVLEGTTSVQVLNLAETESPNETNVIKYDHLHDDWFHDFCLLSNINDHDQTILKKMLGNIIPQTCFMLLTDEGGTVTASGLGVLEDEYIGLYNIITHENFRNQGNGAILIRNLLHWGKENGAKNAYLQVIETNEPALCLYGKMGFEEKYKYWYRIKTKE
- a CDS encoding endonuclease MutS2, with the translated sequence MHNKALKTLEFHKIKEQLISHASSSIGKEKAEQLMPSTDFEEVSRWQEETDESAKIVRLKGNLPLGGIFDIRPHAKRAQIGGMLSPMELMELASTIRAGRILSRFFEELAEQEIDVPLLAEYIDSLHPLIDLQQEITYAVSEHGEVMDSASDKLRTLRNQIRTNESRVREKLESMIRSSNASTMLSDAIITIRNDRFVIPVKQEYRSVYGGIIHDQSSSGQTLFIEPQAIVQLNNVLQETRVKETQEIERILVELSEKVGAFTPELLHNVKVLAQIDFLVAKAKYAKAIKGSKPILNNEGRVKLFKAKHPLIPSDVVVANDIFLGDEFTTIVITGPNTGGKTVTLKTIGLCTLMAQSGLQIPALDGSETAVFSSVYADIGDEQSIEQSLSTFSSHMVNIVDILKHVDYDSLVLFDELGAGTDPQEGAALAISILDEVYKRGARVIATTHYPELKAYGYDREGVINASVEFNVETLSPTYKLLIGVPGRSNAFEISKRLGLEESVISNARSHIGEDTNKVENMIASLEDSRKKAEEEELEAKNHLEQAEILHKDLQRQIGEYHEERDAMVEKAAKEAAAIVENAQKEAEAIISDLRKLRLEKHADVKEHELIDAKKRLEEAAPKVKKTSNKAARPLDKSLKPGDEVKVVSFGQKGHLIEKVSNNEWQVQIGIMKMKVKESDLEFVKATKVKETKPLTTIKGRDYHVSVELDLRGERFENAISRVEKYIDDALLAGYSSVSIIHGKGTGALRSGVQEYLKNHRSVKRIRFGEAGEGGTGVTVVEFK
- a CDS encoding DUF350 domain-containing protein encodes the protein MENMWENEYVYIAARYSVVILCIIVFLSIFELVTKYKNWEEIKQGNLSVALATGGKIFGIAYVFQQSILHQNSLITMIGWGVYGFVLLLIGYFIFEFMTPGFKIDEEIQKDNRAVGFLSMIISIALSFVIGAGIS
- a CDS encoding CvpA family protein codes for the protein MLDLAILAILLIGLLIGLKRGFILQLVHMTGFIVAFIVAYVFYGDLAPNLKLWIPFPTMGDSSTLNMFFDTVGLDTAYYNAIAFAIIFFAAKILWQMIGSMLNFITHLPILKQLNRWGGGILGFLEVYLIMFIILYIAAMLPMDSIQKPLTGSFLAESIVKHTPFLSEQVKELWFQDVKQS
- a CDS encoding long-chain-fatty-acid--CoA ligase, whose translation is MSNKPWQAIYPEQIPAVLSYEDKPLYSFLKESAEEFPDKVSIHFQGKELTFREVHESALKFAAYLKSIGLQKGERVAVMLPNCPQGVISFFGILMAGGVVVQTNPTYTERELEYQMKDSGAKIILAMDILFPRVTAVASRTDIEHIIVTAIKEYLPFPKNLIYPFIQKKQYGIVINVEHAGNHHLFSEIMKRKITEEVTEPIDVHNDLALLQYTGGTTGFPKGVMLTHKNLLANTKMCNAWLYKNKRGEERILAILPFFHVYGMTTVLVLSVMEGNTMIIMPKFDVEATLKTIQKQKPTMFPGAPTMYIGLLNHPDIAKYDLSSINACISGSASLPLEVQEQFEKITGGKLVEGYGLSETSPVTHANFIWDQPRVKGSVGLPWPDTDSVILSLENFEELPPNEIGEIAIKGPQVMQGYWNRPDETEKTFKNGWLLTGDLGYMDEQGFFYVVERKKDTIIAGGFNIYPREVEEVLYEHEAVQEVVVAGIPDPYRGETVKAYVVLKKNARATEEELNEFARKNLASYKVPRSYEFRDELPKTTIGKILRRVLIEEEKKKISEERKEA